The Tessaracoccus aquimaris sequence AGGCGGTGGCCCAACTGCCAGCGCGGGAGTCGTTCTGCGCGTGCTGCGGCCGGGCGACCGGGGTCGATGGCGACTCGGCGGGCCGGTCCGCTGCCGAGCCAGGGGTGACGGGGTCGACGGCGGGGCCGCTCCAGCGGGGCTGCGTGATCGCGGGCGGCACGGAGCCCTCGTCCGCGTCGGCCAGGTCGCGGTTGCCGACGACCAGGAACAGGGTCCAGCCGAGCGCCGCGATCCCCGTCAGCAGGCCCGCCGTCATGCCGAGCGCATCGCCGGGGCCCAGGTTCCAGCCGGGCACCACCAGCAGCGACATCATCACGACGCGCGCGATCAGCGCCGCGGCGGAGCCGAAGAATGCCAGGATCCGGGCGCGTCGTCCGCAGAAGACGGCCGCCACTGCGGCGAGCGTGAACGGCAGCAGCGACGAGGGTGCGCCGTGCGCGGCCAGGGCCGCGGCGCCCGCGTCCCCGAGGTGGATCACTGAGGCGACGATCTCGACGGTGCCCGCCACGAGCAGGACGCCGACAAGCACGGCGCTCGCCGTGCTCCTGGCGCGGTCGGTTAGGCCACCCATGTGATTCCTCTCGGGTTCCGGTTTATGCGAATTCTGCCCCAACATGGGTTCGCACGAGCGACACCAACTCCTTGACCCTCTCAGCGTCGGCGAGTCGCGCCACCAGCGTCGCGGACGGGGTCGCCACGACGAGGCAGTCGCTGAGCCCCATGGTCGCCACCAGGTGGTCGGGGCCCATCGAATTGACGACGACGCAACCGGACGAGTCGAGCGCGACGTGGCGGCCGTCGACGGCGTTGCCGTGCTCATCGGTGCTGAGCAGTTCCGCGAGCGAGAGGAAGCCCCCGACGTCCTTCCAGTCGACCGCGAGCGGCACGCTGATCACCTGCGCGTCGGTCGCCCCGACGGAGGCCGGCTCCATCACGGCGTAGTCGACCGAGATCCTGCGAAGCGTCGGGAACAGGTCGTCGAGGCGCTCGGGGTGCGCTGCGATCTCACGGACGGTCGCGGCGGTGTCGGGAAGCAGTTGGTCCAGTTGGGACAGCAGCGTCTCGGCCCGCCAGACGAACATGCCAGCGTTCCACCAGTAGCGGCCGCTCGCCAGGTACTCCTCGGCGACCTCGAGCGTCGGCTTCTCCTTGAACTCGGCGACGCGGTGCACGCCGGGGAATCCGGCGATCTCCTCCGCGCGGTGCAGGTAGCCGTACCCGACGTGCGGGGAGGTCGGCACGACGCCGAGCGTGACGAGGGCTCCGGGCACCGTCTCCGCCACCTCGAAGGCGGTGCGCAGCGCCCCCTGGAACTCATCGACGGGCGTGATCACCTGGTCCGCGGTGACCATCGCCACGACGGCGTCGGGGTCGCGTCGTGCGATCTCCGCCGCGGACCAGGCCACGGCGTTGAGCGAGTCGCGCCCCTCCGGCTCGCCCAGGATGTTCCCGCTGCCCAGTTCGGGCAACTGTCGAGCGACGTCCTCGGCATAGGCTCGGCCCGTGCACACCAGGATGTTGGCGGCAGGCACGACGCCCGCGAGCCGCTCGTAGGCCATCCGCAGCAGCGAGCGCCCCTCGAAGATCTCCAGCAGTTGCTTTGGCCTGCCCTGCCTGGACAGCGGCCACAGCCTCGTGCCCGATCCGCCCGCCATGATCACGACGTAATGCATGCGCAGAGGCTACCCGGTTACGATCGATGGATGCTTACCCCCGCCCTGCGACGCCGCGTCGCCGCCTCCGGTGCACGCCCCCTGATCACCCACTACGACGGCACGGCAGACACCCGCACCGAACTGAGCGCCACGACGTTCGCGAACTGGGTCGACAAGACCGCCAACCTGATCGCCGACCTCGGCCACGACGACGGCGAGCCGATCGACGTGGTGCTCGCAGCGACCCACCCGGGTCACTGGGTGTCGCTGGTGTGGATCGCGGCGGCCTGGCAACGCGGTTGTCCCGTCAACACCACAGACACCGGGGCCGACCTGATCGTGGTCGGCCCGGGCGACGACCGGCGGGCGGCGCTGAGCGTGGCCTGCTCGCTGCATCCGCTCGGCCGCGGATTCGAGGTCCCCCCGGCCGACGCCGTCGACTACGTGGAGGTGTTCGCGCAGCCCGACGTGCACGACTCGTCTGTGTGGGCGCAGGAGGACCTGCTCGACGGGGAGGCGCTTGCGCCGGTGGTCGCCCGCGACACGCGGCTTCTGTTCACCGCCCCGAACCCGGGTGCCGACTGGCTGCTCGACGCGCTGGTCGCCCCCGTCGAGGGCGAGGGCTCAAGCGTGATCGCGGTCGGCTACGAGCCGGAGCGGCTGATCGCGGTGGCGACCGCCGAACACGCGACGCTCGAGGAGTAGGCCGCTCAGGCCTCTTCCTCGGTGCCCTCCGGGTCCACGTCCTCGACGGCGATGTCCTCATCCTCGACGAGTTCGGCCGAGGCCGCCTCGACGCCGTCGGGGGTGTCCAGGTCCTCGTCGGCGACGACGGGTTCGTCCGCGGCCGCTGGCGCGGCGTCGACCGCGCCGACAAGCGCGGCTCCGCCACCGAGGGTGGCGAGCATCTGACGCACGTTGGAGAGCTGAGCGGTGATCGAGTCGCGGCGCTGCGAGACGGCGGCCAGTTCGCGCTCGGAGTCGCGGCGGACCCGCTCCGCCTTGGTACGGGCCTCGCCCACCAGTTCTTCCGCCTCCCGGTGCGCCTTGGACTTGAGACCCTCCGCCTGGCTGCTGGCGTCGGAGATGACGCGCTGCGCCTCGTTCTCGGCGGCACGCAGGTTCTCCTCGGCGGCCTTCAACTGGTCCTCGCGCTGCCCCATCGCGACGGCGAAGTCGGCGGCCGCGGTGTCGCGACGCTCGGCGAGCGTGCGCTCGAAGTCCGCCGCGGCCTGAGCCGCGCGGGCCTGCTGCGACTCGTAGACCGCCTCGGCCTCCTCGCGGCGGGCGGCAGCCTCGCGGTCGGCATGGTCGATCAACTCGTCGGCTCGGCGCTGCGCCCCGGCCAGCTTCGCCTCGGCGTCTGCGTCCGCGGAGCTGCGGGTGTCGATCGCGTACCTGTCCGCCTCGGTGACCATCGCCTCCGCCTTGCGGGTGGTGTCTTCCAGCAGCCGCGCGGCCTCGTCCTGCGCGGAGCGCTTCACGTCGCTCGCCTCATCCTCGGCGAGGCTGAGCATCTGGCCGATCCGCTCCCCCAGGTCCTCG is a genomic window containing:
- a CDS encoding mannose-1-phosphate guanylyltransferase; translation: MHYVVIMAGGSGTRLWPLSRQGRPKQLLEIFEGRSLLRMAYERLAGVVPAANILVCTGRAYAEDVARQLPELGSGNILGEPEGRDSLNAVAWSAAEIARRDPDAVVAMVTADQVITPVDEFQGALRTAFEVAETVPGALVTLGVVPTSPHVGYGYLHRAEEIAGFPGVHRVAEFKEKPTLEVAEEYLASGRYWWNAGMFVWRAETLLSQLDQLLPDTAATVREIAAHPERLDDLFPTLRRISVDYAVMEPASVGATDAQVISVPLAVDWKDVGGFLSLAELLSTDEHGNAVDGRHVALDSSGCVVVNSMGPDHLVATMGLSDCLVVATPSATLVARLADAERVKELVSLVRTHVGAEFA
- a CDS encoding TIGR03089 family protein; the encoded protein is MLTPALRRRVAASGARPLITHYDGTADTRTELSATTFANWVDKTANLIADLGHDDGEPIDVVLAATHPGHWVSLVWIAAAWQRGCPVNTTDTGADLIVVGPGDDRRAALSVACSLHPLGRGFEVPPADAVDYVEVFAQPDVHDSSVWAQEDLLDGEALAPVVARDTRLLFTAPNPGADWLLDALVAPVEGEGSSVIAVGYEPERLIAVATAEHATLEE